In Candidatus Bathyarchaeia archaeon, one DNA window encodes the following:
- a CDS encoding thiolase domain-containing protein, translated as MRKVAIIGVGSSKFGVRSDVNVAELAFEAFKPSIEDAGISPKYIEFVAVGSTGAGAWYEELLPAVVSAEYCGLTGAGLVRCEAACASGSAAFTTAYWAVASGQAEIALALGVEKMREIDTPTMMEWIGRAGYYLWEFHNFGVTFPAYYALYATAHMARFGTTEEDLALVAVKNHKYASMNPIAHLQNRITVDDVLASMVIAAPLKLFDCCPVTDGAASIILASEEKVKELKIDTPVWVAGIGYASGTANMSKRLDYVGLEATVSASQIAYKMAKVTPEQLDMALVHDCFTIAEIMAYEDLGFCRKGEGAKLIREGQTEIGGKIPVNVDGGLKAKGHPIGATGCSMIYELTKQLREEAIERGRQVPMKNYIALAHNVGGTGHYCYVTILRR; from the coding sequence ATGAGGAAAGTGGCGATAATTGGCGTTGGGAGTTCAAAGTTTGGAGTTAGAAGCGATGTGAATGTGGCGGAACTGGCCTTTGAAGCGTTTAAACCCTCAATCGAGGATGCTGGCATATCCCCCAAATACATAGAGTTCGTAGCCGTAGGCTCCACTGGAGCGGGGGCATGGTATGAGGAGCTTCTTCCCGCCGTGGTTTCAGCCGAATACTGTGGTTTAACAGGTGCCGGGCTTGTGCGCTGTGAGGCTGCGTGCGCCAGCGGAAGCGCAGCGTTTACGACAGCCTATTGGGCTGTAGCCAGCGGGCAAGCGGAAATCGCCTTGGCCCTGGGTGTGGAAAAAATGAGGGAAATTGACACGCCAACCATGATGGAGTGGATTGGTCGGGCTGGCTATTACCTATGGGAGTTTCACAATTTCGGTGTAACATTTCCAGCTTATTACGCCCTATATGCGACGGCCCACATGGCCAGATTTGGGACAACGGAGGAGGACTTGGCGTTGGTTGCCGTTAAAAACCATAAGTATGCCTCAATGAATCCAATAGCCCATCTTCAGAACAGGATAACCGTTGATGATGTTTTGGCCTCAATGGTCATAGCTGCGCCCCTAAAACTCTTCGACTGTTGTCCGGTGACCGACGGTGCAGCCTCCATAATCCTAGCCTCAGAGGAAAAGGTCAAGGAGCTTAAAATCGACACTCCGGTCTGGGTTGCCGGAATAGGTTATGCCTCTGGAACAGCAAACATGAGCAAGAGGCTTGACTACGTAGGGCTTGAAGCAACGGTTTCAGCCTCTCAAATAGCTTATAAGATGGCTAAAGTCACACCGGAACAGCTTGACATGGCCCTAGTCCACGACTGTTTCACAATCGCCGAAATAATGGCCTATGAAGACCTCGGTTTCTGCAGGAAAGGTGAAGGCGCCAAGCTAATCCGGGAAGGCCAGACGGAGATAGGTGGAAAAATCCCCGTGAACGTTGACGGCGGTTTAAAGGCGAAGGGCCACCCCATCGGCGCAACGGGCTGCTCCATGATATACGAACTGACAAAACAGTTGAGGGAAGAAGCCATCGAAAGGGGGAGACAAGTGCCCATGAAAAACTACATCGCCCTAGCCCACAATGTCGGTGGAACAGGCCACTACTGTTATGTGACGATTTTGAGGAGGTAG
- a CDS encoding Zn-ribbon domain-containing OB-fold protein encodes MAAMPSIKSREIKIVQDIPISKTLPFWEGLKQGKILATKCKRCGKLYFPPVADCSQCLVSDMEWVELSSEATIETFTHVVVRPATFQHEKPYTVAIGRLREGVRVLAWLTGFKLSEIKVGMKAKLIAKITPEGNLAYEFTRPE; translated from the coding sequence ATGGCGGCCATGCCATCCATAAAATCTAGGGAAATAAAAATTGTGCAGGACATACCTATAAGCAAGACATTGCCATTCTGGGAGGGCCTCAAACAAGGAAAAATTTTAGCCACAAAATGTAAAAGATGTGGAAAACTATATTTCCCGCCGGTTGCTGATTGCTCGCAATGTCTAGTCTCAGATATGGAATGGGTTGAACTTAGCAGCGAGGCAACCATTGAAACCTTTACGCATGTTGTTGTTAGACCCGCAACCTTCCAGCATGAGAAACCCTACACGGTGGCTATTGGTAGGCTAAGGGAGGGCGTTCGAGTGCTTGCATGGTTGACAGGCTTTAAACTTTCGGAAATCAAGGTGGGCATGAAAGCCAAACTCATAGCGAAGATAACTCCTGAGGGGAATCTAGCCTATGAATTTACCAGACCAGAATAG
- a CDS encoding long-chain fatty acid--CoA ligase — protein sequence MPAKKRKKAEEEGEKPEEKPWYRFYPPGVRKHIEYPEVPLHEFLINSAQKYPDKTAIIYFDRKMTYKELDVLSDKFATALADFGVKKGDRVAIFLPNIPQFVISYYGALKAGAVVTAISPLYKEREVEHQLNDSEAETIVVLDLLYPIVEKVWEKTKLRNVIVGSLKDYMPTFKAVLGSLLGKIPSRSVERRVNLHFFKELMEKYEANPPKVDINPKEDLAALQYTGGTTGVSKGAMLTHMNLVSNAVMCREWLQANEGEEVVLTVLPLFHIYGMTTSMNAPIFFAGTMVLLPRFDPVAVLQAIQKYRVTVFCGAPTMYAMLLAHPDLKKYDLTSVKFCISGAAPLPPDIQKRFMEITGGVLVEGYGLTESSPVTHANPLDKTMKTVKIGSIGIPWPDTDAKIVDIETGEKELPPGEIGELIVKGPQVMKGYWKMPEETAAVLRNGWLYTGDIGKMDEDGYFYITDRKKDLIKYKGYSVYPRELEDVLYEHPAVKLCGVIGKPDPVAGEIPKAFVVLKEGMTATEEELMKFVNERVAPYKAIRELEIRTELPLSAVGKVLRRVLREEELKKMAAKTS from the coding sequence ATGCCAGCTAAAAAGAGAAAGAAAGCCGAGGAGGAAGGAGAGAAACCTGAAGAAAAGCCGTGGTACAGATTTTACCCTCCGGGCGTTAGAAAACACATAGAATATCCAGAAGTGCCCCTTCACGAGTTTCTCATAAACTCAGCTCAAAAATACCCTGACAAAACAGCCATCATCTACTTTGATAGAAAAATGACCTATAAGGAATTAGATGTGCTCAGCGACAAATTTGCAACAGCATTAGCCGACTTTGGCGTGAAAAAGGGAGATAGAGTTGCCATATTTCTGCCAAATATCCCTCAATTTGTGATTTCATACTATGGTGCGTTGAAGGCTGGTGCTGTTGTTACGGCGATTAGCCCCCTCTATAAGGAGCGGGAGGTTGAACATCAGTTAAATGACTCGGAAGCCGAAACCATAGTTGTACTTGACCTACTATATCCTATTGTCGAAAAGGTTTGGGAGAAAACGAAACTCCGAAATGTGATCGTTGGAAGTTTGAAGGACTATATGCCCACCTTCAAAGCTGTTCTCGGGTCGTTGCTTGGAAAGATTCCCTCACGCAGTGTGGAGCGTAGGGTAAATCTTCACTTCTTTAAGGAGTTGATGGAAAAGTATGAGGCTAACCCGCCGAAGGTGGATATAAACCCTAAGGAGGATTTAGCCGCCCTCCAGTATACCGGCGGAACCACCGGTGTCTCTAAGGGGGCTATGCTAACTCACATGAACCTCGTTTCAAACGCCGTGATGTGCAGGGAGTGGCTTCAAGCTAATGAAGGCGAAGAGGTTGTTTTAACGGTGCTTCCGCTATTCCACATCTACGGTATGACAACAAGCATGAACGCTCCAATATTCTTCGCTGGAACAATGGTTCTCCTACCACGATTCGATCCAGTGGCGGTCTTGCAAGCCATCCAGAAATATAGGGTAACCGTTTTCTGTGGTGCACCCACAATGTACGCCATGCTACTAGCTCATCCAGACCTCAAAAAATACGACTTAACCTCAGTGAAGTTCTGCATATCTGGCGCTGCACCGCTGCCACCCGACATCCAGAAAAGGTTTATGGAAATTACCGGCGGAGTTTTGGTTGAAGGGTATGGACTTACAGAGTCTTCGCCAGTCACCCATGCGAATCCCCTTGACAAAACAATGAAAACCGTGAAGATAGGCTCTATAGGAATACCATGGCCCGACACCGACGCCAAAATAGTTGATATAGAAACAGGAGAGAAGGAGCTTCCACCCGGCGAGATCGGCGAGCTGATTGTTAAGGGTCCACAAGTCATGAAGGGCTATTGGAAGATGCCTGAAGAAACCGCTGCTGTTTTAAGGAATGGGTGGCTCTATACCGGCGACATTGGAAAGATGGATGAGGATGGCTACTTTTACATAACAGACCGAAAGAAGGACCTCATTAAATATAAGGGCTACAGTGTCTATCCAAGAGAGCTTGAAGACGTCTTATATGAGCATCCGGCTGTGAAGCTCTGCGGCGTAATCGGCAAGCCGGACCCCGTTGCTGGCGAAATTCCAAAAGCCTTTGTGGTCTTGAAGGAGGGCATGACCGCTACTGAAGAAGAACTTATGAAGTTTGTGAATGAGCGGGTTGCCCCTTACAAGGCGATCAGAGAGCTGGAAATTAGAACAGAGTTGCCGTTAAGCGCTGTGGGCAAGGTTCTCCGCCGAGTCCTAAGGGAAGAGGAGCTGAAAAAGATGGCAGCTAAAACCAGTTAA
- a CDS encoding radical SAM protein, with the protein MTKSREALKFERYSTSVCPECLNRVPMKIYEDDGVIYLEKTCPEHGRFEDVYWGDAELFKWFYEGWYNAKYGGTGLENPHTKPVKGCPYDCGLCTQHKSHTILGIIDVTNRCNMACPVCFAYAGAVNYVYEPSYEQIVNMIKLLRSNKPWACNALQFSGGEPTIRNDLPALVAEAKKAGITHVEVNTNGLRLAEDIEYFKRLLDAGVSTLYLQFDGLREEIYKKTRGKTDLVQIKQRVLENARKIGLDSIVLVVTLARGVNDGDLGDIIRYAVENHDVVRCVNIQPISMAGRARRDEMRKMRITVPDAIKLIEEQTNGKITRWDWRPVNWPVPVSKGMGIIKNRVYPEFTMHPMCGAATFIVVEEDGTYKPITQYIDVDKFAEIFWDIYYTGVKGKRTAAKMKMLEFLPMVKSPLVRGLLKDVITKGSYEALGKFMRRIVMIGIMHFMDVWNFDLDRVQKCVIHYATPNGKIVPFCTYNSFHRNAVEKQFAIPVNEWTAKTGKRLNEPI; encoded by the coding sequence ATGACTAAAAGCCGAGAAGCGTTGAAGTTTGAGCGTTACTCTACAAGCGTTTGTCCAGAATGTCTGAATAGGGTTCCCATGAAAATCTATGAGGATGACGGGGTAATCTACCTTGAGAAAACATGCCCGGAACATGGGAGATTTGAGGATGTTTATTGGGGGGACGCTGAACTTTTTAAATGGTTTTATGAAGGCTGGTATAACGCCAAATACGGCGGAACCGGACTAGAAAACCCCCACACAAAACCTGTTAAGGGCTGTCCCTATGATTGTGGATTATGTACACAGCATAAGTCCCACACCATTTTAGGCATAATAGACGTGACAAACAGATGCAACATGGCTTGTCCAGTTTGCTTTGCCTATGCCGGGGCTGTGAACTATGTCTATGAACCAAGCTACGAGCAAATCGTGAACATGATTAAACTGCTGAGGAGCAATAAGCCATGGGCGTGTAATGCCCTCCAGTTCAGCGGCGGTGAACCCACAATAAGAAATGATTTGCCAGCTCTTGTCGCAGAGGCGAAAAAGGCTGGGATAACCCACGTAGAAGTTAACACGAACGGTTTGCGCCTTGCAGAAGACATTGAATACTTCAAGAGGCTTTTGGATGCGGGGGTGAGCACGCTTTATCTCCAATTTGACGGTTTAAGGGAGGAAATCTACAAGAAAACGAGGGGCAAAACAGACCTCGTTCAAATAAAGCAGAGGGTTCTGGAAAACGCCAGAAAAATTGGATTAGACTCCATAGTTCTGGTCGTCACATTGGCGAGGGGCGTCAATGACGGGGATTTAGGCGACATAATCCGCTATGCCGTCGAAAATCATGATGTCGTCAGATGCGTCAACATTCAACCCATATCCATGGCTGGGAGAGCTCGCCGAGATGAAATGCGGAAAATGCGCATAACAGTGCCCGATGCCATCAAGCTGATAGAGGAGCAGACAAACGGAAAAATCACCCGATGGGACTGGCGTCCCGTTAATTGGCCTGTACCAGTATCCAAGGGAATGGGAATCATTAAAAACCGTGTCTATCCCGAGTTCACGATGCACCCCATGTGCGGAGCTGCAACCTTCATAGTTGTTGAGGAGGATGGCACATACAAGCCTATAACCCAGTACATAGACGTGGACAAGTTTGCTGAGATTTTCTGGGACATCTATTACACGGGTGTGAAGGGAAAAAGGACGGCGGCGAAAATGAAGATGTTAGAGTTTCTGCCAATGGTGAAATCACCGCTTGTCAGAGGATTGCTCAAGGACGTTATAACCAAGGGAAGCTACGAGGCTCTTGGAAAATTCATGCGGAGAATCGTTATGATAGGCATAATGCACTTCATGGACGTCTGGAACTTCGACTTAGACCGGGTTCAAAAATGCGTCATCCACTATGCTACGCCGAACGGTAAAATAGTGCCCTTCTGCACCTACAACAGTTTCCATAGAAACGCTGTGGAGAAGCAATTTGCCATACCAGTCAATGAGTGGACCGCCAAGACTGGAAAACGCCTAAACGAGCCAATTTAA
- a CDS encoding helix-turn-helix domain-containing protein — protein MSEKIKALLRKAGLTDYEVNAYLVLLEKGALTAKQISYGAQIPFSKVYQVLNSLEKKGWIEVSRKRPSKYFPKSPEAALKAAKAAMESEWMQVERAVADELMPLYEKIKSKEKYAIWILRGLPNIASKFKDMIKNCREEMLIAFPFIKEDLLMDFLPLLHSFIGEKVQVRFMVSKGLSENIYRVFSKVGEVRLRDKMFGGGAISDGVEVLLLFSDEKGEITAIWSDHPGLAGLAKDYFNYLWKESEGTLKSPESSNV, from the coding sequence ATGAGCGAAAAAATAAAAGCCCTTCTGCGAAAAGCTGGACTAACAGACTACGAGGTAAACGCCTATCTTGTCCTCCTGGAGAAAGGCGCCTTAACAGCCAAACAGATAAGCTATGGGGCGCAGATACCGTTCTCAAAAGTCTACCAAGTCCTAAACAGTTTGGAAAAGAAGGGCTGGATAGAAGTTTCCAGAAAAAGACCCAGCAAATATTTTCCAAAATCTCCAGAGGCGGCGTTAAAAGCGGCGAAAGCAGCCATGGAAAGTGAATGGATGCAAGTTGAAAGAGCTGTTGCCGACGAGCTGATGCCCCTCTACGAGAAGATTAAAAGCAAGGAGAAATACGCCATCTGGATTCTTAGAGGTTTGCCAAATATTGCCTCAAAGTTTAAGGATATGATTAAAAACTGCCGTGAAGAAATGCTCATAGCATTTCCATTCATCAAAGAGGATCTTCTCATGGATTTTCTGCCGCTTCTCCACTCCTTTATTGGAGAAAAAGTGCAAGTGCGTTTCATGGTCTCTAAGGGGCTGAGCGAAAACATTTACAGAGTTTTTTCAAAGGTTGGCGAGGTGAGATTGAGGGATAAAATGTTCGGCGGCGGCGCTATATCCGACGGTGTGGAGGTGCTGCTGCTATTCAGCGATGAGAAGGGCGAGATAACAGCCATATGGTCCGACCATCCGGGATTAGCTGGACTCGCCAAGGACTACTTCAACTATCTTTGGAAGGAGTCTGAGGGAACCTTAAAATCTCCGGAATCTAGTAATGTCTAA
- the hypF gene encoding carbamoyltransferase HypF codes for MRVKVRVTGIIQGVGFRPFIYRIALKNGLKGYVRNMGDAGVEILLEGEEHAINNFLKDLRDEKPPLARIHEIITTRLEGEHQYTDFRIIRSSEEAEFSGSVIPPDVAICDKCLKELRDRINPRHDYFFITCTDCGPRFTIIERLPYDRENTTMRDFPMCSFCQSEFTDPLNRRFHAQTVACPKCGPRVYLTTRSGEMLSCRDPIQEAGKMISEGFIVAIKGYGGFHVAVSTLKDEPLMRLRRAKHRRQKPFAIMARSLEATKSFAEVSSKEAELLVSPMRPIVLLRKSGDYYLSELVAPGLHNVGVMLPYTGLHYMLFDGVDDPAFVMTSANPPNQPIVKDDDEALKTLGGIVDYFLFHNRRIAHRCDDSVMRVHGEKQVFIRRSRGYAPAPVVLQEKASKCILALGGELNNTACVLNGNKAFISQHIGDVENVETREFLREAAGHLAHLTNSKIEVVACDLHPKFTTTKLAQELATKNGWELVQVQHHFAHIAALMAEHGVDEIVGVCCDGYGYGIDGGAWGGEIIFASRNSSEMKRVAHLEEQPMVGGDMATRYPLRMAAGILQKRLDVENWLMRNKRFFPHGESEVRLILQQLEKRRGVIETTSCGRVLDAAAAVLGLCYERTYEGEPAIKLESAAINGEDVLQLKPIIKGDVLETTDMLLEIFERLEKCALADLAFFAHAYLARGLAELAVEKALESGVKFVGFSGGVAVNELFTKLMRETVEAAGLRFLVHEAVPPGDGGLSFGQAVYAGLFHF; via the coding sequence TTGCGAGTAAAAGTTAGGGTTACCGGCATAATCCAAGGCGTGGGTTTCCGTCCATTCATTTACCGCATAGCCCTGAAAAATGGCTTGAAGGGTTATGTCCGCAATATGGGCGACGCCGGCGTGGAAATTCTTCTTGAAGGTGAAGAACACGCCATAAACAATTTCCTGAAAGATTTGAGGGATGAAAAGCCGCCTTTAGCGAGGATCCACGAAATCATAACGACAAGACTCGAGGGTGAACATCAATACACAGACTTTAGGATTATTAGAAGCTCTGAAGAAGCTGAATTTTCCGGCTCTGTTATTCCTCCAGACGTAGCTATATGCGACAAATGCCTAAAGGAGCTCAGGGACAGAATTAATCCGAGACATGACTATTTCTTCATTACGTGCACGGATTGCGGCCCCCGTTTCACAATTATCGAGCGCCTTCCCTATGATAGAGAGAACACTACAATGCGGGATTTCCCCATGTGCAGTTTCTGCCAAAGTGAGTTTACCGATCCATTGAACAGGCGTTTTCACGCTCAAACGGTGGCTTGCCCAAAATGCGGTCCAAGAGTCTATCTGACAACCCGCAGCGGCGAGATGCTTTCATGTAGAGATCCAATACAGGAAGCTGGCAAAATGATTTCTGAGGGCTTTATCGTTGCCATTAAGGGTTATGGAGGCTTTCATGTTGCGGTATCCACGCTGAAAGACGAGCCTCTGATGAGGCTTAGAAGGGCTAAGCATAGGCGGCAAAAGCCCTTCGCCATTATGGCGCGAAGCCTAGAGGCAACCAAATCTTTTGCTGAAGTCAGCTCTAAAGAGGCTGAGCTTCTAGTCTCTCCCATGCGCCCCATAGTGCTGCTGAGGAAAAGCGGCGACTACTACCTTTCTGAGCTTGTAGCCCCCGGCTTGCACAATGTTGGGGTCATGCTACCCTACACTGGTTTGCATTACATGCTCTTTGACGGTGTGGACGACCCCGCTTTCGTTATGACCAGCGCCAACCCGCCAAACCAGCCCATAGTTAAGGACGATGATGAAGCTCTGAAGACGCTTGGAGGCATAGTAGACTATTTTCTATTCCATAATAGGCGGATTGCCCATCGATGTGATGACTCCGTGATGCGGGTGCATGGCGAAAAACAGGTTTTCATTAGGCGTTCAAGAGGCTACGCCCCAGCACCCGTCGTGCTTCAGGAGAAAGCCAGCAAATGTATTTTGGCATTGGGCGGTGAACTAAATAACACTGCATGCGTTCTAAATGGCAACAAGGCTTTCATATCCCAACATATCGGTGACGTTGAAAATGTGGAAACCCGCGAGTTCCTCAGAGAAGCCGCTGGACACTTAGCTCACCTAACCAACAGCAAAATTGAAGTTGTTGCGTGCGACTTGCACCCAAAATTCACGACGACAAAGCTTGCCCAAGAGTTGGCAACTAAGAACGGTTGGGAGCTTGTTCAAGTGCAACATCACTTCGCTCATATAGCCGCCTTAATGGCTGAACACGGCGTTGACGAAATCGTAGGCGTATGCTGCGACGGCTACGGTTATGGAATCGACGGCGGAGCATGGGGCGGAGAGATAATTTTCGCTTCACGCAACTCCTCCGAAATGAAACGTGTCGCACACCTTGAAGAGCAGCCCATGGTCGGCGGAGACATGGCAACCCGTTATCCCCTTAGGATGGCGGCTGGGATCCTCCAAAAAAGGCTGGATGTTGAGAACTGGCTTATGCGGAATAAACGCTTTTTCCCGCATGGCGAGAGCGAAGTTCGCTTGATCCTTCAGCAGTTAGAAAAAAGGCGAGGCGTAATTGAAACAACGAGTTGCGGGAGAGTTTTAGATGCTGCTGCGGCGGTTCTTGGCCTGTGTTATGAACGCACCTACGAGGGTGAACCAGCCATAAAGCTGGAATCCGCAGCTATAAACGGCGAAGACGTCCTCCAATTAAAGCCCATAATTAAAGGTGATGTTCTAGAAACAACGGATATGCTACTTGAAATATTTGAAAGACTGGAGAAATGTGCCCTGGCTGATTTGGCTTTCTTCGCCCACGCATATCTGGCTAGGGGCTTGGCTGAACTTGCCGTTGAAAAAGCCTTAGAAAGCGGCGTCAAATTCGTAGGTTTTTCTGGAGGAGTTGCGGTCAACGAATTGTTCACCAAGCTCATGCGTGAAACCGTAGAGGCTGCTGGTTTGCGTTTCCTAGTCCACGAGGCTGTTCCGCCCGGCGATGGCGGCTTGTCTTTTGGGCAAGCTGTCTATGCTGGACTTTTCCACTTTTAG
- a CDS encoding HypC/HybG/HupF family hydrogenase formation chaperone, whose protein sequence is MKTMCLAIPAKVVKVQNGKALVDFGEGVLREVDISLVDVEVGEYVLVHAGYAIQVLSREEAEETLRLWRELLEAESSLETKQQRVQNA, encoded by the coding sequence ATGAAGACTATGTGTTTGGCTATTCCAGCGAAAGTCGTGAAGGTTCAGAATGGCAAAGCCCTAGTGGACTTTGGAGAAGGCGTCCTAAGGGAGGTTGACATATCCCTCGTGGACGTAGAGGTTGGCGAATATGTTTTGGTGCACGCTGGCTACGCCATCCAAGTACTAAGCCGGGAAGAGGCTGAAGAAACGCTGCGGTTGTGGCGGGAGCTCCTAGAAGCCGAAAGTTCGCTTGAAACAAAACAACAGCGTGTTCAGAATGCTTGA
- the hypD gene encoding hydrogenase formation protein HypD gives MLEHLRFRNPDLAKRVAEKIRETAPKKDVVKICHVCGTHEWTITHYGLRSLLPSTVEVIAGPGCPVCVTPASEVDEAVALALKGVVVACFGDALRVPGSEKSLLDARAEGADVRVVYSAMDAVHMAEKEPDKEFVFFAIGFETTAPSTALEVLRKPPRNLSFLVSHRLIPPAMELLLGIGDLNIDGFIAPGHVSTVIGLKAYEVFPKAYRMPTVVAGFEPLDVLFAIYMILKQIKEGTARLENEYVRAVSWEGNIKAQEIMQRAFDTVDGQWRGLGELPSSTLKLKEEHAAFDAREKFGIRITSGRDIPPGCQCHLIMIGKIRPTECPLFMKACTPQKPVGACMVGIEGTCRIWAKSQIK, from the coding sequence ATGCTTGAGCATTTAAGGTTTAGAAACCCCGATCTAGCTAAACGTGTAGCCGAGAAAATACGCGAAACAGCGCCGAAAAAGGATGTTGTAAAAATTTGCCATGTCTGCGGCACCCATGAGTGGACTATAACTCACTATGGCCTGCGAAGCCTCTTGCCCTCAACCGTCGAGGTTATAGCTGGGCCAGGCTGCCCGGTTTGCGTTACACCGGCCTCTGAGGTGGATGAGGCTGTTGCCCTCGCCCTAAAAGGGGTTGTTGTGGCGTGTTTCGGGGACGCTCTGCGAGTTCCGGGCTCCGAGAAGTCGCTTTTGGATGCTAGGGCTGAGGGCGCTGATGTCAGAGTTGTCTATAGTGCCATGGATGCTGTCCACATGGCTGAAAAGGAACCGGATAAGGAGTTTGTCTTTTTTGCCATAGGCTTCGAAACCACAGCTCCCTCCACGGCTCTGGAGGTTTTGCGGAAACCACCCCGAAACCTCAGCTTTCTGGTTTCTCATCGCCTCATTCCACCAGCCATGGAGCTTCTACTGGGAATAGGAGACCTCAACATAGATGGTTTCATCGCTCCAGGACACGTAAGCACCGTTATTGGCTTAAAAGCCTACGAGGTTTTTCCAAAAGCCTACCGCATGCCCACCGTTGTAGCTGGCTTTGAACCTCTTGACGTTTTATTCGCAATCTACATGATTCTGAAGCAGATTAAAGAAGGCACAGCTAGACTGGAAAACGAGTATGTTAGGGCTGTAAGCTGGGAAGGCAACATCAAAGCCCAAGAAATAATGCAGAGGGCCTTCGACACCGTGGACGGTCAGTGGCGTGGACTGGGAGAACTGCCATCCTCAACTCTCAAACTAAAAGAGGAGCATGCGGCTTTCGATGCGAGGGAAAAGTTTGGAATCCGCATAACAAGTGGCAGAGACATACCGCCCGGATGTCAATGCCACCTTATAATGATTGGAAAGATAAGGCCTACGGAATGCCCGCTTTTCATGAAGGCTTGCACACCGCAAAAACCAGTGGGTGCATGCATGGTTGGCATAGAGGGAACATGCCGAATCTGGGCAAAATCCCAAATCAAGTAA
- a CDS encoding DUF996 domain-containing protein yields the protein MSFESNRILGGVGALLMVIGAVGLFTSAYLLFLLFVGAVLVLIALKGFADHYQDGGIFNDALYGFIAAVVGIVATVAVAIILLSPFIAELAGAELDVGNPAAMQQIIRQIVMEHLQQILGASLGAYLVFVISMILSAILIKKSLDALSARSGEKMFGTAGLVWLIGGVLTIILIGLIVIWISWILMAVAFFSIKTAQAPAQPAAFQLSPQPPPQ from the coding sequence GTGAGCTTTGAATCAAACAGGATTTTAGGCGGTGTTGGCGCACTGTTAATGGTTATAGGCGCCGTCGGCCTTTTCACATCGGCTTACCTCCTGTTCCTTCTGTTTGTCGGAGCCGTCTTGGTCCTAATAGCCCTAAAGGGTTTCGCAGACCACTATCAAGACGGAGGAATTTTCAATGATGCCCTTTATGGATTTATAGCAGCGGTTGTCGGCATAGTGGCAACAGTGGCTGTAGCCATAATACTCCTATCACCGTTTATTGCAGAATTAGCCGGCGCAGAATTAGACGTCGGCAACCCAGCGGCTATGCAGCAAATCATACGGCAAATAGTCATGGAACACCTACAACAAATCCTTGGCGCTTCATTGGGGGCTTATCTGGTCTTTGTCATATCTATGATCCTCTCGGCAATATTGATTAAGAAATCATTGGACGCCCTCTCCGCGCGGTCCGGCGAGAAAATGTTCGGGACGGCTGGTCTGGTTTGGCTTATAGGTGGAGTGCTGACAATAATCTTGATAGGCTTAATAGTCATCTGGATTTCATGGATACTGATGGCTGTAGCCTTTTTCTCCATTAAAACCGCCCAGGCACCAGCTCAACCAGCAGCCTTCCAATTATCGCCGCAGCCTCCTCCGCAGTAA